A single window of Micrococcaceae bacterium Sec5.1 DNA harbors:
- a CDS encoding family 1 glycosylhydrolase, with the protein MRKNLNWHEDGRLHFGLGIEDTFIPQERAGERSLDEYELTQHYRFWHQDLGLAKEAGAEFLRWGIPWYKINPERGVWKWDWLDQVMERFQELGLKPLVDLMHYGTPTWLDNQFLNSSYPESVADYSARVAARYADTVVDYTPVNEPMIHTLFAGKFGHWPPYLAGDDGLVALVRNLSKGFVLAQQNMAEVLGERAIFTHVDAGFRFVSDSNNGEHDDELRHLKARSYLVEDLVTGKVDANHELTPWLSLHGMTDHDLAWHQENIVLPDVMGVNYYPLHSTELLESARPVRGDINDPRAVRNDWTEGLADVLTTYGKRYGAPVALTETCLTGSYERRIEWLDASVRCVQELRAAGQEIVGYTWWPVTDMYEWTYRYGSEPLEHYRLTMGLWDLVPDEIGTLHRVKNPVADRFQHYADAAVTQPAAGITKEPAFASEKGRSPWPQHA; encoded by the coding sequence GTGAGGAAAAATTTGAACTGGCATGAAGACGGGCGCCTGCATTTCGGCCTCGGGATTGAAGACACCTTCATTCCCCAGGAACGCGCCGGAGAGCGGTCCCTGGACGAATACGAACTCACTCAGCACTACCGCTTCTGGCATCAGGACTTGGGGCTTGCCAAGGAGGCGGGCGCAGAGTTCCTGCGTTGGGGCATCCCCTGGTACAAGATCAATCCCGAGCGCGGGGTCTGGAAGTGGGACTGGCTGGACCAAGTGATGGAACGGTTCCAGGAACTTGGGCTGAAGCCCTTGGTGGACTTGATGCACTACGGAACCCCCACGTGGCTGGACAACCAGTTCCTGAACTCCAGCTATCCGGAAAGCGTGGCTGATTACTCCGCCCGGGTCGCGGCACGCTACGCCGATACGGTGGTGGACTACACACCGGTTAACGAGCCCATGATCCACACCCTGTTTGCCGGAAAGTTCGGGCACTGGCCACCCTACCTGGCGGGCGACGACGGCCTCGTCGCCTTGGTGCGAAACCTCTCCAAAGGATTTGTCCTCGCCCAGCAAAACATGGCCGAGGTGCTTGGCGAGCGGGCCATCTTCACTCACGTCGATGCTGGTTTCCGGTTCGTCAGTGACTCGAACAACGGCGAACATGATGATGAACTCCGTCACCTCAAGGCACGCTCCTATCTGGTGGAGGACCTGGTGACGGGCAAAGTGGATGCCAATCACGAGCTCACGCCCTGGCTCTCCCTGCACGGAATGACCGACCACGATCTGGCATGGCACCAAGAGAACATCGTGCTCCCTGATGTGATGGGCGTTAACTACTACCCCCTGCACTCCACCGAGCTCTTGGAATCTGCGCGTCCCGTCCGTGGTGACATCAACGATCCCCGTGCCGTCCGCAACGACTGGACGGAGGGATTGGCCGACGTTCTGACCACCTACGGCAAGCGTTATGGTGCTCCGGTTGCGCTCACCGAAACCTGCCTCACAGGCTCCTATGAGAGGCGGATCGAGTGGCTTGATGCCTCCGTACGATGCGTCCAGGAACTCCGAGCGGCGGGGCAGGAGATCGTGGGATACACCTGGTGGCCAGTAACGGATATGTACGAGTGGACCTACCGCTACGGCTCCGAACCGCTTGAACATTACCGACTCACCATGGGCCTTTGGGACCTTGTCCCGGACGAAATCGGCACCCTTCACCGGGTGAAGAATCCCGTCGCCGATAGGTTCCAGCATTACGCCGACGCAGCTGTGACCCAGCCGGCCGCTGGTATCACCAAAGAACCCGCATTCGCCTCCGAAAAAGGAAGAAGCCCGTGGCCACAGCACGCCTGA
- a CDS encoding alpha-N-arabinofuranosidase, whose product MATARLTLDPRRTIGTVNRRMFGSFVEHLGRCVYDGIYEPGHPLADSAGFRNDVKELVKELGVSAIRYPGGNFVSGFKWEDSVGPVEQRPKRLDLAWHSTETNQVGLHEFAGWLEEIGSELMLAVNLGTRGTEEALDLLEYCNLPFGTALAEKRAANGHDKAFNIKMWCLGNEMDGPWQIGHRSADDYGKIASQTAKAMRQLDPSIELVACGSSSADMPTFGEWERVVLGHTYDDVDFISCHAYYEIKDGDLGSFLASAANMDRFIDSVTATADHIKAVKGSPKTLNISFDEWNVWYNERFETVDKITGIDNWPIAPRLLEDSYTVADAVVVGNLLISLLNHADRVTSASLAQLVNVIAPIMTEPGGLAWRQTTFFPFALTSHNANGAALDTGLESEKYDTAAHGTVRIVDAAATHNPDDGSASVFLVNRSSDQESTVTIDTSHLRDVQILSALTLTDTDVFAANTLADPHRVQLRDLEGTEQGPGTITLTLPPVSWAALFLASTPERA is encoded by the coding sequence GTGGCCACAGCACGCCTGACCCTCGACCCACGACGCACCATCGGCACAGTGAACCGCAGGATGTTCGGTTCATTCGTTGAACACCTCGGCCGCTGCGTCTATGACGGTATTTACGAACCCGGCCACCCCCTCGCCGACTCCGCCGGATTCCGGAACGACGTCAAGGAACTCGTCAAAGAACTGGGAGTATCAGCGATCCGGTATCCCGGCGGGAACTTCGTCTCCGGATTCAAATGGGAAGACAGCGTTGGCCCGGTGGAACAACGGCCCAAACGGCTTGACCTCGCATGGCACTCCACCGAAACCAACCAGGTGGGCCTCCACGAATTCGCAGGATGGCTCGAGGAAATCGGCAGCGAGCTCATGCTCGCCGTCAATCTCGGAACACGCGGCACCGAGGAGGCCTTGGATCTGCTGGAATACTGCAACCTCCCGTTCGGTACCGCCCTGGCCGAGAAGCGGGCAGCCAATGGCCACGACAAAGCGTTCAACATCAAAATGTGGTGTTTGGGCAACGAAATGGACGGTCCCTGGCAGATTGGGCATCGCAGCGCCGACGACTACGGCAAGATTGCCTCCCAGACGGCAAAAGCCATGCGCCAACTGGATCCTTCCATCGAACTTGTCGCCTGCGGCTCCTCAAGTGCCGACATGCCCACTTTCGGCGAATGGGAACGAGTGGTGCTCGGGCATACCTACGACGACGTCGACTTCATCTCCTGCCATGCCTACTACGAGATCAAAGACGGCGACCTGGGAAGCTTCCTGGCCTCGGCGGCAAACATGGACCGGTTCATCGACTCGGTCACCGCCACCGCAGACCACATCAAGGCGGTGAAGGGAAGCCCTAAGACCCTGAACATCTCCTTCGATGAATGGAATGTCTGGTACAACGAACGTTTCGAGACAGTCGATAAGATCACGGGCATAGACAACTGGCCCATCGCGCCCCGGCTTCTCGAGGACAGCTATACGGTTGCGGACGCCGTTGTGGTGGGAAATCTCCTCATTTCACTGCTCAACCATGCGGACAGGGTCACCTCCGCTTCCCTTGCCCAACTGGTCAACGTCATCGCCCCCATCATGACCGAACCCGGCGGACTTGCCTGGAGGCAGACCACCTTTTTCCCCTTCGCCCTGACGTCCCACAACGCAAACGGCGCTGCTCTGGACACTGGACTCGAAAGCGAAAAATACGACACCGCTGCCCACGGCACCGTCAGGATCGTCGACGCAGCCGCCACCCACAATCCCGACGACGGATCCGCCTCGGTCTTCCTCGTCAACCGCAGCTCAGACCAGGAATCTACCGTCACTATCGACACCAGCCATCTCCGGGACGTGCAAATACTTAGCGCCCTGACGCTGACCGATACCGACGTCTTCGCCGCCAACACCCTGGCCGATCCACATCGCGTTCAACTCCGTGACCTCGAGGGAACGGAGCAGGGCCCCGGCACCATCACACTTACGCTGCCACCTGTCTCCTGGGCAGCGTTGTTCCTGGCCAGCACCCCCGAAAGGGCCTGA
- a CDS encoding RICIN domain-containing protein translates to MHEQSVPSAMPKFRSSPPRTRPIVTAVVLVMLAVLAGQFTAISPAAAVTTGNGSLVYSPPAGSSFNPEGGRAAGTTYAKVITLKNNGTSNGTLLATFDKLVLTNGVQSYPIHRSTDNGATWTKVSEVNPSIDFPALTRTAQPFLFELPQQVGNLPAGTVLLTGMVMPGDRSSSRLVVYKSLDKGVTWSYQSTIDSGGPAVYDPSPTSTTSTVWEPSLAIDGNGGLVAYFSDERQKANGVLQAVSYRRSTDGGLTWGALGNVSAPTNNSDRPGMITVTKMQDGRYLATFEVVNRPSQSQNTAPVYFKISPDGLNWSPEASIGTKVALKDGRGIGSSPFVRWVPTGGPKGMVVIASKWSLDTAGNIDGGQNFYVNYNLGDGPWERLPYAVTYDASDTQGGSFTGFAQGFDTSVDGRTLYQATNVENPATTYNDVRVGSIPLDAQQYEAERAVRQDAALVSDPDASNGSKVGNINNAGSSVTFTVRVPTAGTYTLNMRYTNGTGANSSHSVKVNGGTSTTLNYPATVDWGRYGWVQMTATLAAGANTVSFTKGTSFAELDVLQVFNPSSSLDPQFRVTNRNSGKSLEILSALITDGAGAGQWGDTGNATQLWSIKQATGGIQLTNVNSGKLLEIGSAATADGVQASQWGPTGSPTQVWSPSVSGGWWKLANANSGKLLEIAGASTADGAHAQQYTANGFTCQEWKLNREGIQ, encoded by the coding sequence ATGCACGAACAATCTGTGCCTTCAGCCATGCCCAAATTCAGGAGCAGCCCTCCACGCACGAGACCGATCGTCACCGCCGTCGTGCTTGTCATGCTGGCAGTACTGGCGGGCCAGTTCACTGCGATATCGCCCGCCGCGGCAGTGACTACCGGGAACGGTTCGCTGGTGTACTCACCGCCGGCGGGATCCTCGTTCAATCCGGAAGGCGGGCGCGCTGCAGGCACCACCTACGCCAAGGTCATCACCCTCAAGAACAACGGGACGTCGAACGGCACACTGCTGGCCACCTTCGACAAATTGGTGCTGACGAACGGCGTCCAAAGCTATCCGATCCACCGCAGCACCGATAACGGCGCAACGTGGACCAAGGTCTCCGAAGTGAATCCGAGCATTGACTTCCCCGCCCTGACGCGGACGGCCCAGCCTTTTCTCTTCGAACTCCCCCAGCAGGTTGGTAACCTGCCCGCTGGTACGGTTCTGCTCACGGGCATGGTAATGCCCGGAGACCGCTCCAGCAGCAGGCTTGTTGTGTACAAGAGCCTCGACAAGGGCGTTACTTGGTCATACCAGAGCACCATCGACTCCGGCGGGCCGGCAGTCTACGATCCCAGCCCCACCTCCACCACGAGCACTGTTTGGGAACCCTCCCTGGCAATCGACGGCAACGGCGGACTCGTAGCCTATTTCTCTGATGAGCGGCAAAAGGCAAACGGCGTGCTCCAAGCCGTGTCTTACCGACGCTCAACTGATGGCGGCCTCACCTGGGGTGCACTCGGCAATGTTTCTGCGCCGACAAACAACAGTGACCGCCCGGGCATGATCACAGTGACCAAGATGCAGGATGGCCGCTATCTGGCCACTTTCGAAGTGGTCAACCGTCCCAGCCAGTCGCAAAATACAGCGCCGGTCTACTTCAAGATCTCGCCTGATGGCCTGAACTGGTCGCCTGAAGCGAGCATCGGCACAAAAGTAGCTCTTAAAGACGGTCGAGGCATTGGATCCTCCCCCTTCGTCAGATGGGTTCCCACGGGCGGACCTAAAGGCATGGTCGTCATCGCCTCCAAATGGTCACTGGACACAGCCGGCAACATCGATGGCGGCCAGAACTTCTACGTCAACTACAACCTCGGCGACGGCCCCTGGGAACGGCTCCCCTACGCCGTCACCTACGACGCATCCGACACTCAAGGCGGGTCCTTCACCGGCTTCGCACAAGGCTTCGACACCAGCGTTGACGGCAGGACGCTCTACCAGGCCACCAACGTTGAAAATCCTGCTACCACCTACAACGATGTTCGAGTCGGCTCGATCCCCCTCGACGCCCAGCAGTACGAAGCCGAACGCGCAGTCCGGCAGGATGCAGCCCTGGTGAGCGATCCGGATGCATCCAATGGCTCAAAAGTAGGCAACATTAACAATGCCGGCAGCTCGGTCACCTTCACCGTGAGGGTGCCAACTGCAGGAACCTACACACTGAATATGCGCTACACGAACGGAACCGGAGCAAACAGCTCGCACTCCGTCAAAGTCAACGGGGGCACATCGACTACGTTGAATTACCCGGCGACCGTCGACTGGGGACGCTACGGCTGGGTGCAGATGACGGCTACCCTGGCGGCCGGAGCCAACACGGTGTCCTTTACCAAGGGAACCTCTTTCGCCGAACTCGATGTCCTCCAAGTCTTCAACCCGTCCAGCAGCCTGGATCCGCAATTCCGGGTTACCAACCGCAACAGCGGTAAATCTCTGGAAATACTCAGCGCCCTAATAACCGATGGCGCGGGAGCCGGACAATGGGGAGATACCGGCAATGCCACACAGCTATGGAGCATCAAGCAAGCCACCGGCGGAATCCAGCTCACGAACGTCAACAGTGGCAAGCTTCTCGAAATTGGCTCGGCAGCTACTGCCGATGGAGTTCAGGCGAGCCAGTGGGGACCCACAGGTAGCCCTACACAAGTCTGGTCACCGAGCGTCAGCGGCGGCTGGTGGAAACTCGCCAATGCCAACAGCGGGAAATTGCTGGAAATAGCTGGTGCTTCCACAGCTGATGGTGCCCATGCCCAGCAATACACGGCCAACGGCTTCACCTGCCAGGAATGGAAGCTGAACCGCGAAGGAATTCAGTAA
- a CDS encoding NAD(P)H-dependent oxidoreductase, with protein MVKIAVVVGSTRPGRRSKQVADWVLERAVAKGGAEYELLDLADYKLPLLDEPMPPSMGNYQHEHTKTWARAVAEFDGYIFVTAEYNHSVPGALKNALDFVYAEWNNKAVGFVSYGSAGGVRAVENLRLIAGELQMADVRAQVALPFATDFEGFTTFTPSATAEENLEVLIDQVLAWSTALKTIRH; from the coding sequence ATGGTCAAGATAGCGGTAGTTGTTGGGAGTACCCGTCCAGGGCGGCGAAGCAAGCAGGTGGCCGATTGGGTGCTGGAACGTGCGGTGGCCAAAGGCGGAGCCGAGTACGAACTGCTTGATTTGGCCGATTACAAACTGCCGCTGCTGGATGAGCCAATGCCTCCGTCAATGGGGAATTATCAGCACGAGCACACCAAGACCTGGGCGCGGGCCGTGGCCGAATTCGATGGCTACATATTTGTCACGGCCGAATACAACCACTCCGTTCCCGGAGCATTGAAGAATGCACTCGATTTCGTCTACGCCGAATGGAACAACAAGGCGGTTGGCTTTGTCTCGTATGGAAGTGCCGGTGGGGTGCGGGCGGTGGAAAACCTCCGCCTGATAGCAGGCGAACTCCAAATGGCCGACGTCCGGGCACAAGTGGCGCTGCCCTTTGCTACAGACTTTGAAGGTTTCACGACGTTCACCCCGAGTGCAACGGCGGAAGAGAACCTGGAGGTCCTCATTGACCAAGTCCTTGCCTGGTCGACGGCCCTGAAAACCATCCGTCACTAA
- a CDS encoding YdiU family protein has translation MSEIAHTTVASEGHFARDFPEMVIPWRAEEAPDPQLLVLNEALAVELGFDPGFLRSPEGVRLLIGNSLPEDATPVAMAYSGHQFGWYSPRLGDGRALLLGEIAGADGKLRDVHLKGSGRTPFARNGDGQAVVGPMLREYIVSEAMHALTIPTTRSLAVVATGRPVQRETLLPGAVLTRVASSHLRVGSFQYARATNDMDLLRRLADHAIERHHPSAAGEANRYLGLLKGVIAVQAKLVAQWMLVGFVHGVMNTDNMTVSGETIDYGPCAFMEGFDPGAVYSSIDESGRYAYRNQPLVAEWNLARFAESLASLIHEDEEQAVALAVDALNGFRQQYSAAWFNGMKAKLGLPEGIDDGVASPLLDDLLELVQESRADYTSFFRNLGKAARGPAEPTRRMILDLAAFDSWLERWRALTPDGDAMDRVNPIYIPRNHLVEEALAAATEGDTRPAERLLEAVENPFSERAGLEHYAAPAPESFGPYTTFCGT, from the coding sequence ATGAGCGAAATTGCGCATACCACCGTCGCCTCTGAGGGCCATTTCGCGCGGGACTTCCCTGAGATGGTTATTCCTTGGCGGGCGGAGGAAGCCCCTGATCCCCAGCTTCTGGTTCTCAACGAGGCGCTCGCCGTCGAGCTCGGTTTTGATCCCGGTTTTCTCCGCAGCCCGGAGGGCGTGCGGCTGCTGATCGGTAATTCCCTCCCGGAGGACGCAACCCCGGTGGCGATGGCATACTCCGGTCACCAGTTTGGCTGGTACTCACCGCGTTTGGGGGATGGGCGCGCCCTCCTGTTGGGTGAGATCGCCGGCGCTGACGGGAAGCTCCGCGACGTCCACCTCAAGGGCTCGGGGCGGACTCCCTTTGCCCGGAACGGCGACGGCCAGGCGGTGGTTGGGCCCATGCTTCGCGAATACATCGTGAGCGAGGCTATGCATGCTCTGACCATTCCCACCACGAGGTCTCTGGCAGTCGTCGCAACGGGCCGTCCGGTTCAGCGCGAGACTCTCCTACCGGGCGCCGTTCTGACCCGGGTTGCCAGCAGTCACCTGCGGGTAGGCAGTTTCCAATACGCCAGAGCCACCAACGACATGGATCTGTTGCGCCGCCTTGCTGATCACGCGATCGAACGCCACCACCCGTCCGCTGCTGGCGAAGCCAACCGCTACCTCGGTCTCCTAAAGGGCGTCATTGCGGTCCAAGCGAAGCTGGTGGCCCAGTGGATGCTCGTCGGTTTCGTGCATGGTGTCATGAACACCGACAACATGACTGTGTCTGGCGAAACCATCGATTATGGTCCGTGCGCCTTTATGGAAGGCTTCGATCCGGGTGCGGTATACAGCTCCATTGATGAATCCGGACGGTATGCCTATCGCAACCAGCCGTTGGTTGCCGAGTGGAATCTTGCGCGTTTCGCCGAGTCCCTCGCCTCTCTTATCCATGAGGATGAGGAGCAGGCGGTGGCCCTTGCCGTCGATGCACTCAACGGGTTCCGTCAGCAGTACAGCGCTGCCTGGTTCAACGGCATGAAGGCCAAGCTTGGGCTACCTGAGGGAATTGACGACGGCGTTGCCTCACCTTTGCTGGATGACCTGCTTGAGCTGGTTCAGGAGTCACGCGCGGACTACACCTCGTTTTTCCGGAACCTGGGAAAGGCCGCCCGCGGGCCGGCTGAACCCACTCGACGCATGATTCTTGATCTGGCAGCGTTCGATTCGTGGCTGGAACGTTGGCGTGCTCTCACGCCTGATGGTGATGCCATGGACCGGGTCAATCCGATCTATATTCCCCGCAACCACTTGGTGGAAGAAGCACTTGCGGCGGCTACGGAGGGGGACACCCGTCCGGCGGAGCGGTTGCTTGAAGCAGTTGAAAACCCATTTAGCGAACGCGCGGGCTTGGAACACTACGCCGCGCCGGCACCGGAGAGCTTCGGCCCTTATACGACGTTCTGCGGCACATAG
- a CDS encoding aspartate dehydrogenase domain-containing protein: MKPGARRIGIIGHGAIGARVAADIAAGKVKGATLEGIICRSAIDNAPAPQLEMDQALERCDLLVECAGQEVLVEHGEAVLSAGVDLLATSLGALADPDLSQRLSAAGPGRLFLTPGSIGGLDLLASGARATGYDAVRITTTKLPGSLIQPWMDEVEADRIRNTAGPIEIFAGSAARATKLFPKSLNVAAAVALAVEDWDTVAVSVRADPAAELTTHLIEASGNSGNYRFEICNKVSPQNPRTSGVVPFAVLRSLELIIGARGGMI; this comes from the coding sequence ATGAAGCCAGGAGCCCGCAGGATCGGAATCATCGGACATGGAGCCATTGGGGCCCGTGTTGCTGCTGACATTGCCGCTGGAAAAGTCAAGGGGGCCACGCTTGAGGGAATCATTTGCCGCAGCGCCATAGACAACGCGCCGGCACCCCAGCTTGAGATGGACCAAGCATTGGAGCGCTGTGACCTGCTGGTTGAATGTGCCGGGCAGGAGGTCCTGGTCGAGCATGGCGAGGCTGTGCTTTCTGCGGGCGTAGACCTGCTCGCTACATCACTCGGGGCGCTTGCGGACCCTGACCTCTCACAACGATTGTCCGCCGCAGGCCCTGGCAGGCTTTTCTTGACCCCGGGCTCCATTGGTGGCCTGGACTTGTTGGCTTCGGGCGCCCGCGCAACGGGCTATGACGCCGTCAGGATAACCACAACCAAGCTCCCGGGTTCCCTGATTCAGCCCTGGATGGACGAGGTTGAGGCTGATCGCATTCGGAATACTGCCGGCCCTATCGAGATCTTTGCAGGGTCCGCCGCCCGAGCCACAAAATTGTTCCCGAAGTCGCTCAACGTGGCAGCCGCCGTCGCCCTTGCAGTAGAGGACTGGGACACTGTGGCCGTTTCCGTAAGGGCCGACCCGGCGGCCGAGCTAACGACGCACTTGATTGAGGCTTCAGGAAACAGCGGGAATTACCGTTTTGAAATCTGCAACAAAGTGTCGCCGCAAAACCCGCGCACCAGCGGCGTTGTCCCGTTCGCTGTGCTCCGTTCCTTGGAACTCATCATCGGCGCGCGCGGTGGAATGATCTAG
- a CDS encoding MarR family transcriptional regulator → MTTESRNTDTDAVDAIIEDWHRERPDLDPKTIGVFGRLQSLVARQRAVQDVNYEEYGLTLASFDVLANLRRSGPPHRKTAGELASSSMLTTGGITFRLDRMEEQNLIERVRSKEDRRVVYAQMTDHGKELIDEVISKHLETQRNMLAGLTAKEIEQLALLLKKTEASIVAYDPKASSADELTLNV, encoded by the coding sequence ATGACCACCGAATCGCGGAACACTGACACGGACGCCGTGGACGCCATTATTGAGGACTGGCACCGCGAACGCCCGGACCTTGATCCCAAGACCATCGGCGTCTTTGGCCGCTTGCAGAGCCTGGTGGCGCGGCAGCGAGCTGTGCAGGATGTGAACTATGAGGAGTACGGGCTCACGTTGGCATCCTTTGATGTTTTGGCGAACTTGCGTCGATCCGGCCCGCCGCACAGGAAGACGGCTGGTGAATTGGCGAGTTCGTCCATGCTGACTACGGGCGGTATCACCTTCCGGCTGGACCGTATGGAGGAACAAAACCTCATTGAGCGGGTTCGGTCGAAGGAGGATCGTCGGGTGGTCTACGCCCAGATGACGGACCATGGCAAGGAGCTCATTGACGAGGTCATTTCAAAGCATCTGGAAACGCAGCGCAATATGCTCGCCGGCCTGACCGCCAAGGAGATCGAACAACTGGCGCTGCTACTGAAAAAAACCGAAGCCTCCATCGTCGCCTATGACCCGAAGGCTTCCTCCGCGGACGAACTTACGCTGAACGTCTAG
- a CDS encoding cupin domain-containing protein, producing MSDVIESKLPELEELIDSAIASRESRVVDFNTLKFQTKMGEKFRRGQVRYIGSGATGDHSDDGNILQAEHFTFSNMVLPAGCVGPEHTHPDVEEVFFVLEGEVEFSVHDVEDGNKKASRVLGYRDLIRVPAGVPRSLRTVSDVDAIICVIIGAKKPEIPFYPPTSEMYGVTR from the coding sequence ATGAGCGACGTTATCGAAAGCAAGTTACCGGAACTTGAGGAGCTGATTGATTCGGCCATCGCCTCCCGTGAGAGCCGGGTTGTTGACTTCAATACCCTGAAATTCCAGACCAAAATGGGTGAAAAATTCCGGCGGGGACAGGTCCGCTACATCGGATCCGGAGCCACCGGAGACCACTCGGACGATGGCAACATCCTCCAGGCGGAGCACTTCACCTTTTCCAACATGGTGCTGCCCGCCGGATGCGTAGGTCCTGAGCACACGCACCCGGACGTCGAAGAGGTGTTCTTTGTCCTCGAAGGAGAGGTGGAGTTCAGCGTGCACGACGTTGAAGACGGCAACAAGAAAGCAAGCCGCGTGCTGGGCTACCGCGATCTGATCCGGGTCCCGGCCGGCGTTCCCCGGAGTTTGCGCACTGTCAGCGACGTTGATGCAATCATTTGCGTGATCATCGGCGCCAAGAAGCCGGAGATCCCGTTCTATCCGCCGACGTCGGAGATGTATGGCGTGACCCGCTAA
- a CDS encoding Rieske 2Fe-2S domain-containing protein has translation MTTATASAPAGAGVRAGRAKTKTVVGTRRQLDASELAATGLRDRWYPIYPSRFVGPGDMVKVRRLGVDWLLFRDARGQIRMLEDRCPHRSAPLSVGQHLGDRVACKYHGVQVNGDGTVVSVPGMPGCALEGKTVTASLAVEEGADMIFAFMPLTEDSEVTEFKLPDRLDNPEVSWFSNYAEWNSPWRFYMDNVLDPMHGAFLHRDSHSMFGGDTSARFRIRETDRGFFFEKTDQRGKNFDWVEYCRESMDYVDLEIPYADSAGPGGSFGIVGMSTPIDAHTSAVFHWRTRTVSDWERDVWRFMYKTTLEEKHWVVLEQDRELLEALAADADKDEHLYQHDLGVARIRRVHDADAQKQAAILSEGIA, from the coding sequence ATGACAACTGCAACTGCAAGCGCTCCAGCCGGAGCCGGAGTCAGGGCCGGCAGGGCCAAGACCAAAACTGTGGTCGGCACGCGCCGCCAACTCGACGCCTCCGAACTGGCTGCCACGGGACTGAGGGATCGCTGGTATCCCATCTACCCGTCGCGATTCGTTGGCCCCGGGGACATGGTCAAAGTCCGGCGGCTGGGCGTGGATTGGCTGCTGTTCCGTGATGCCAGGGGGCAAATCCGGATGTTGGAGGATCGCTGTCCCCACCGCAGCGCACCCTTGTCCGTGGGCCAACACCTCGGGGACCGGGTGGCCTGCAAGTATCACGGCGTTCAGGTGAACGGTGACGGCACGGTGGTTTCGGTTCCCGGCATGCCGGGCTGCGCACTCGAGGGCAAGACGGTGACCGCGTCGCTGGCTGTGGAGGAAGGCGCTGACATGATCTTTGCCTTCATGCCCTTGACCGAGGACTCCGAGGTGACGGAGTTCAAGCTGCCGGACCGTCTGGACAACCCGGAGGTTTCCTGGTTCTCCAACTACGCGGAATGGAATAGTCCGTGGCGCTTCTACATGGACAACGTCCTGGATCCGATGCACGGTGCGTTCCTCCACCGTGACTCGCATTCCATGTTTGGCGGTGATACCAGTGCCCGCTTCCGCATCCGTGAGACCGACCGCGGATTCTTCTTTGAGAAAACGGACCAGCGCGGCAAGAACTTTGACTGGGTGGAGTACTGCCGTGAATCCATGGACTACGTGGACCTGGAGATCCCGTACGCCGATTCGGCGGGCCCCGGAGGTTCCTTTGGCATCGTAGGAATGTCCACTCCCATCGATGCCCATACCTCGGCCGTTTTCCACTGGCGTACCCGGACCGTTTCCGACTGGGAGCGGGACGTTTGGCGATTCATGTACAAGACAACCCTTGAAGAAAAGCACTGGGTGGTCCTGGAACAAGACCGGGAATTGTTGGAGGCGCTGGCTGCAGATGCAGATAAGGACGAGCACTTGTATCAGCACGATCTTGGAGTAGCCAGGATCCGACGGGTGCATGATGCCGATGCGCAGAAGCAGGCCGCAATCCTCTCAGAAGGAATCGCTTAG
- a CDS encoding recombinase-like helix-turn-helix domain-containing protein has product MPEQYLEANQSRVGPPNPYELKLAGALSEIFASGSHELPAIISGLNNLGLNAPDGHPWDETRFRSEMRRLGE; this is encoded by the coding sequence GTGCCTGAACAATATCTTGAAGCCAACCAGTCCCGGGTGGGTCCGCCCAATCCTTATGAACTGAAGCTGGCCGGAGCCCTGTCCGAGATTTTTGCCAGTGGTAGCCACGAGCTCCCGGCCATCATCTCGGGGTTGAACAATTTGGGCCTGAACGCCCCGGACGGGCACCCCTGGGATGAAACCCGATTCCGTTCCGAAATGCGACGACTGGGAGAGTAG